From the genome of Phoenix dactylifera cultivar Barhee BC4 chromosome 5, palm_55x_up_171113_PBpolish2nd_filt_p, whole genome shotgun sequence:
TGAAGCAATTCAACTCGAAGAGTCCCAAGTTTGAAAACTGTTCTTCCATCGTACAGAGTCTTGCTGGCACTCTTTATTTGACAAAGGTCAAGAACTCTGCCAAAGGGAAGGTATTGATGAGAGCCATGTATGGAGTGAAGGTTATGACTTTATTTATTTGCAGTGTCTTCACAGCAGCATTGTCAGGTTGCTCTACGCCATTGATGGACTTGAATGTTTCTGACAAGTTCTTGTGGGCTGAGGCCTTCAGTGACTTGCAAGCTGTTGTGAATGAGGAAGTTAAGAGTCATTTTTCAAGTGGAAAGATTACAATGTTGAAAGAGCTGGAGGCAGTCGAAAAACATGCGGAGAGATTGCACGATTTGACTAATTGTGTTAGCCACGAGTATGTGACTTTACTGCAAAGCAGTTGCCAGAAAGAAGAAAAGTTACTGCAAAGCAATGGTATTAGGCATCAGGAAGTAGGCACACTGACGATAAGTGTGGACcaggaagaaagagaaggattCCAGGAGTCTGTATCAAATATGGCTGAAGAAGCAGAGAGGTTTGCCCATGGGCTTGATCTTCTGTCAAAGCAAGTGAGAGACTTCTTCCAGATTGTTCTAAGCGGACGTGATGCTTTGCTTTCTAACCTTAGAGGGTCTGATGTAACAAATGAAAGTAGTGTAGATGAGGTCAGGCCATGAAGTGGTCAGATTGCTCGATGAAATTTTAGTTTTCTTTGTTGGTGTGGGCTGATTCTCCCGAAGTTCTCACATGATATTGTTCATGAGATAAGGAAAGGAGAATGTAAGGTTAATGTTTGTTCAAGTTATTATGTAGTATCTCTTATAGTTGTGATATAAACAGTGTTATAAAGATGGCAAGGTTATTTACGTCTATTTTCTTGGTGGTTATCTGTTATCCGTCATTCTTCCCATATCATTGCTTCTGCAAGTTGTTTTAAAGTGATTCTGAAAATTGAACATATCAATGTTGTGGTTTAGTTGGAGTTATCCACATAATTTCCGGATTACTGTTGCAATGATTGCTGGTTTAGTTCAGACCATTTGGATAGTTTATGTCATCAGGTTTTTTAATTGTCTATTGTGAATATGTGATGATGTTGATCGTTTTCAGAAcgacatt
Proteins encoded in this window:
- the LOC103712204 gene encoding UPF0496 protein 4-like, whose amino-acid sequence is MSRPHDGQRTFFPFGNPFRSILPRGSYLSPKLLALLNIFEQTLAESLKRLKPKDSSDVLSLSWMRRAMESLCEAHANIKTLITDLQFPVSDWDEKWIDLYFDWSVKLLDICIAFSSELSHLDQGQILLRYVLHVLDSSSSSPSSEQLKRADACLHDWVKQFNSKSPKFENCSSIVQSLAGTLYLTKVKNSAKGKVLMRAMYGVKVMTLFICSVFTAALSGCSTPLMDLNVSDKFLWAEAFSDLQAVVNEEVKSHFSSGKITMLKELEAVEKHAERLHDLTNCVSHEYVTLLQSSCQKEEKLLQSNGIRHQEVGTLTISVDQEEREGFQESVSNMAEEAERFAHGLDLLSKQVRDFFQIVLSGRDALLSNLRGSDVTNESSVDEVRP